A single Anopheles funestus chromosome 2RL, idAnoFuneDA-416_04, whole genome shotgun sequence DNA region contains:
- the LOC125775002 gene encoding transcription factor glial cells missing-like, producing the protein MVSNVFDYRFANRQSNVINSSGGSGQLGIDWDINDPSVPIVTESDYDGFNEWSDGHCRHIYRATSEEAKRHSSGWAMRNTNNHNVNILKKSCLGVLVCSAGCILPNGDKIHLRPAICDKARRKQQGKACPNRLCIGGILEILPCRGHCGYPVTHFWRHTPHAIFFQAKGVHDHPRPEAKSSGETRRVLGLGRRERVLRTVQSKMNKINGIKQSRKSSKQLYTIAKATSYSSISSSEVIKSPESSFEENNYQLDYLNGSSVPVGCTYSNTHHSQVQQQTQQLQQQQSLQCPQNPPVPDYSQNCFYDTNFIHPEEIFQLDQPLRPVNGTANNKYQQQQHLVGSPPTNMFDLDLGTDGKTSYNSKSDQYSLYRGGEFSSTGIGRYLDCVKYESSTDTDTASLTSSGCSSVLDDIAYYASPQIDYQNNNSHTNNNSLAQLDMNKMGLRACDGINSFFINQSSCVSPTTNDRKSSDPGHHTQHQLDAYGSGALSYENYSASSSPNASQLYGSYETTIGQTSLGQSLTHSSTSPDGRMVPTTEMVGTSMSSCEQQQCSNSVQGTTAADSGCWWNNSFFQTTLGTTASSSSEGWNQTYHEGTVVPVGSQHSQQLEPQFYGMEQCEYLS; encoded by the exons ATGGTGTCGAATGTTTTTGATTATCGTTTCGCTAACAGGCAATCGAACGTGATCAACTCGAGCGGTGGCAGTGGACAGCTCGGTATCGACTGGGACATTAACGATCCGAGCGTGCCGATCGTGACCGAGTCGGACTACGATGGATTTAACGAGTGGAGCGATGGCCACTGTCGCCACATCTACCGGGCGACGAGCGAGGAAGCAAAGCGCCATTCGTCCGGCTGGGCGATGCGCAACACCAACAACCACAACGTAAACATCCTGAAGAAGAGTTGTCTCGGTGTGCTGGTATGTTCGGCCGGTTGCATCCTGCCGAACGGGGACAAGATACATCTACGGCCAGCCATCTGCGATAAGGCACGGCGCAAGCAGCAAGGCAAAGCGTGTCCAAACAG ATTGTGCATTGGAGGTATCTTGGAGATATTGCCATGCCGTGGACATTGTGGTTACCCGGTGACTCACTTTTGGCGCCACACACcacatgcaatatttttccaagCCAAAGGAGTTCACGACCATCCACGTCCGGAAGCGAAGTCATCTGGGGAAACGCGCCGAGTGTTGGGCTTGGGTCGCCGTGAGCGTGTACTGCGGACGGTGCAgtcaaaaatgaataaa ATAAACGGCATCAAACAGTCCAGAAAGTCGTCAAAGCAGCTTTACACTATCGCAAAAGCAACTAGCTACAGTTCCATCTCGTCATCTGAAGTTATTAAATCGCCGGAATCTTCCTTCGAAGAGAACAACTACCAGCTGGATTACCTTAACGGATCATCTGTACCGGTGGGTTGTACCTATAGCAATACCCACCATTCTCAGGTGCAACAGCAGACCCAACAACTTCAGCAACAACAGTCACTACAATGTCCACAGAACCCTCCTGTACCGGATTACTCACAAAACTGCTTCTACGATACAAACTTTATCCATCCCGAGGAAATCTTTCAGCTAGACCAACCTCTTCGCCCAGTAAATGGTACTGCGAACAATAAgtaccagcaacagcaacatcttGTTGGATCACCACCCACCAACATGTTCGATCTCGATCTGGGGACGGATGGGAAGACCTCATACAACAGTAAAAGCGATCAGTATTCCCTTTACCGAGGTGGTGAGTTTTCTTCCACCGGTATTGGTCGTTACCTGGACTGCGTCAAGTACGAGAGCAGCACCGATACGGACACAGCCAGCCTTACCAGCAGCGGATGCTCGAGCGTTCTGGATGATATTGCGTACTACGCAAGTCCACAGATCGATTACCAGAACAACAACTCACACACGAATAACAACTCACTTGCGCAACTCGACATGAACAAGATGGGACTGCGTGCGTGCGATGGCATCAATTCGTTCTTTATTAACCAATCAAGTTGCGTGTCACCGACGACTAATGATCGTAAGTCGTCTGACCCGGGCCACCACACGCAGCATCAGCTAGATGCGTATGGGTCCGGAGCACTAAGCTACGAGAATTACAGTGCGTCTTCCTCCCCGAATGCGTCCCAGCTGTACGGTAGCTACGAAACTACCATCGGACAGACATCTTTGGGTCAATCGTTGACTCATTCCTCCACATCACCCGATGGACGGATGGTACCGACGACAGAAATGGTTGGTACGTCCATGTCCTCTTGTGAGCAACAGCAGTGCAGTAACAGTGTACAGGGGACAACGGCAGCAGACAGTGGTTGTTGGTGGAACAATAGCTTCTTCCAGACCACTCTCGGTACCACAGCTTCCAGCAGCTCTGAGGGATGGAATCAAACGTATCATGAGGGCACGGTAGTACCCGTCGGCAGTCAGCATTCGCAGCAGCTAGAACCACAGTTCTACGGAATGGAGCAGTGTGAATATCTCAGTTAG